The genome window TATAACTTGTTGCTTTTACTTAAGCATTGAACCCTGAACCTTCTCATGCTTTTTTCAGACCCAGAAGAACCCCAAAGCTGTGGAATGCATCATGAAAGATTTGGACACCAACAAAGATGACAAGTtgagctttgaagagttccttCCCCTCGTCGCCGGCCTCTCGATGGCCTGTGACAAATGCTATAATCTCCAGCAAAAGCATTGCAAGAAGTGATGGGCGGATATTAGGAAAAATTATGATgttgatgggtttttttttgttttgttttttgagtgtAAGAGAATTATTCAGCACAAATATGTGCCGGATTCATCAGTAAAAACTACCTTTGACCAGATTTCACCCTGTGTTTGTCTGATTGCTCTTTTAGTTATGATACGAAAGCTCTACTCTGAGTCCCTGATTTCAAAACAGTTGGGTCTCTGTCTAAAACATTACGTCCTTTTTTGACACATACTCGATTGAAAACAgtagaaaa of Sparus aurata chromosome 17, fSpaAur1.1, whole genome shotgun sequence contains these proteins:
- the LOC115566668 gene encoding protein S100-A1 isoform X2; this translates as MSELEVCMEKLILLFHKYADEDGDKKHLSKKEFKKLVETELPTFLKTQKNPKAVECIMKDLDTNKDDKLSFEEFLPLVAGLSMACDKCYNLQQKHCKK